The DNA sequence ATCAGCGACCAGTGCAGCATCGGTGTCGGGAGCACGGCGCCCGATCCCGGCAGGTAGTGCTCGGCCGTACCGCCCGAGGCGGGCTCGTTGCGAAGCCTGTCGTAAAGGTATGGTGCCCAGACGATGAGCGCCACGAGGATGGCCACCGCGGCCATACCGGCCAGTCGCAACGCCAGGTGCAGCACGGCGCGTACCCGCTCGGTACGGATTCGAGACTTGTTGACCGCCTTGTTGTCCAAACCGAACCACGCCACTGCGGCGAGGTAGAGCGCCATCAGGACAGCCGTCATGGCGAACAGGCCGGTGTAGAGCGTGTAGAAGGTGGCGCTCAAACCGAGGAACAGTCCACCGGCCACGATCGCGGGCACGCTGCCCGACCGCAAGCCGTGCAGAATCGTCACCAGCATCGGAGCGCCGAGGAGCACCAGCACCGCCGCGTAGGGCTCGGGGCTCACGTACATCAGGGTGAGCACGGTGGAGGCCAGTGTTGCCGCGATCGCGAGGTCGGTGCGGATCATCCGCTGCCACAGGGCCATCGCCAACGCGGCAGCGATGGACATCGAGATGATCGCCCACGGTTTGTACGCTTCCCAGCCGGGCTGACCGGTGAGGGAGGCGTAACGTCCGCCCAGCCAGAACCACCCGGCCGGGTAGTACGGCGGCAGATCGGCGTAGGTCATGTCGGCCAGGGCGGGGCTGTTCGTCAGCCTGGTGAGGTACTCGGTGCGAAACTGCTGATCCACCGAGATGCCGAACAGATAGAGCTTGGTGGCTCCCAGCGGCATCGCCAGCGTGACCGCTGCCAGGGCCGAGATGCCCAGCCACGACAGGGGTTTGATCGCCCACGTCGCCTTGCCGGTTCGCGACAGCACGACGGCGACGATCATCAGGGCAACCGCGAGGACCTGACCGGTGGTGGTGAGGGCGGTCTCGACGTTGGACGAGTTGAACGCCGGCCAGTCCACGCGGCCGATCGCCGCCAGCGCAATGCTCGACACCACGAGCGCGACGACGGCCGCGCCGATCAGGTCTGCAACCGACAGCAGGTGTCTACCACCCCTTGAACCGTGCGCGACGCGATGCCCATCGTCGGCCCTCGACCACAGGTGTCGGCGCATGGATCAGATGGGAAGTTTGCGGAAGATCGGACGGGGGATGTGGCGAAGCACCATCATCACGAAACGGAACGGCGGGGGCGCCCAGACGAGTTCCTTGCCCTTGTCCGCTGCCGACACCGCCAGCTTGGCGACGTCTTCCTTCTCGACCGTCAGCGGTGCTTCCTTCACGTGCGCCGACAAGCGGGTGCGCACCATGCCCGGGCGGATGACGAGTACGCGGATGTTGTGTTCGCGCAACGCCTCACCGAGACCGAGGTAGAACCCGTCGAGGCCGGCCTTGGTGGATCCGTAGACGAAGTTGCTGCGCCGCACACGTTCTCCGGCGACCGAGCTCATCGCGATGATCTGGCCGTGGCCCTGTGCGCGCATCTTCTCGCCCAGGAGAACGCCCACCGATACCGCGGCGGTGTAGTTGATGTTGGCGGTGAACACTGCTTTTCGCTGGTCCTGCCAGACCTCTTCGTCCACACCCTGGACGCCGAACGCGACGATGGCCACGTCGATGTCGCCTCCGGCGAACGCCTGGTCGATCACCGCGGGATGGCTATCGGGGGTGAGGGCGTCGAAGTCGATGCGCTCCACCG is a window from the Williamsia sp. DF01-3 genome containing:
- a CDS encoding decaprenylphospho-beta-D-erythro-pentofuranosid-2-ulose 2-reductase, with protein sequence MINAVGVPQSVLVLGGSSEIGLAITAEYLKKGPMRVVLATMPGDPAGEAAVEKMKAAGASSVERIDFDALTPDSHPAVIDQAFAGGDIDVAIVAFGVQGVDEEVWQDQRKAVFTANINYTAAVSVGVLLGEKMRAQGHGQIIAMSSVAGERVRRSNFVYGSTKAGLDGFYLGLGEALREHNIRVLVIRPGMVRTRLSAHVKEAPLTVEKEDVAKLAVSAADKGKELVWAPPPFRFVMMVLRHIPRPIFRKLPI